A stretch of DNA from Takifugu flavidus isolate HTHZ2018 chromosome 13, ASM371156v2, whole genome shotgun sequence:
GTCTAATTTGaccttttgaaataaaatgatgtTGTTCTAATAATATTTACCGCATTGTGTTCATTATCTTTCCTTCATTATTATTCAAACTAATGGCCTAAAGTTTATATTTGAAAGTACTTTGGTCTAAACCAGATCTGATTTTATTGGTTTAGATCAGCCTTTGTCACCAAGATGTCGTTAATGAAGTTAATGAAGACCTTCAACAACTTCAAAACCTGCTTAACTCTTGTAGTCTCATCTATGCTCATCCTATTCttattgatgattttttttcttctgctaaAAGTATGTACTGTACAGTACATCGTGAAAAAGACTCAGAAACATAAAACTACCACTCAAATTTCAAACAAGGAAGCTAGTTGTGATTGAGGATTGTGACTGTTTGCTTGGACCATAGTGATTATGATAATACATCAATTTTACATCTATCtgaaacaaaatgaactttCTTCAGAAGCAACATATATTTTTTACACACCAAAAAACCTCCAATGTTTTACTAAACATATTGCAGCTATGGGCTAATCAAATTACATGGATTACATGATGACGAAAGCGGGAAAATCAAAAATCAAGAAGCTTACTTTGACCCCTTCATGGAAAACATTTCCCCCCATGTAGTCTGCCAGCATTCTCAGCACGCTTGCCCCCTGCAGAGGAACCACCAGAAACAAGTTTAAATGTCACTTTGGCTGCAGCGCAGTATGTCCTCTTCATAGGTTTTTTTCGATTTCTGCGTTTTAAACCAGGCTGTTTAGCTGCATTAGCTCATTAAattgcaactttaaatgttatGTGAATACCATCGCACCAGACAATTCCAGAATACAGTTATTAGTCATTATCGCCCACCTTACTGTACGTGATTACGTCAAACAGGTGGTTGATGTCCACCGCTGACTGAATCTCTGCCTCTGGAGGGTTGAGAGGGTGGGATGATGGAAGAGCGTCCTGCTCAAATGCTGAGTGGAGCTCATTCAAAAAAAATATCTCAttctaaagggaaaaaaaaggacaaattttGGATTACTTGAGCTGGGATACAAAAACACATTGGTGAAAGTGAACataaagatgtaaaaaaaaagggcctGATCCAATGACCACTATGACCAAAGAACACTGTCATCATGCGGACGTACCAATTTAAACGTAGGCTCAACGTGATTCACAGCAATGATGGACATGTAGGTGGCAAAGCCCTCATTCAGCCAGATTTGGTTCCACCATTTCATCGTTACCAAGTTCCCAaaccactttaaaaaaaaaaaaaatcaacaaaaaacatTAGAATGTATTATCATTGCGATGTTCACGAGGGTATACACTGACCTGGTGTGCAATCTCATGTGCGATGAGTACGACAATCACATGCTTGTCCAACTGGGAGGAAACCTTCTCATCATACAGCAGGACTTCCTCCTTGTACGTGATCAAGCCCCAGTTTTCCATTCCTATAACATCCAAGTCCGGCAGCAGAATTTGCTCTGAGGGGATCAAATTATGGCGATACAATTAATAAAAACTATTTAGTACCACTTGGTACCACGGCTTACTCACTTGTGTTTCAACATGCCCTGTTTTTaagtttaaattattaaaataaacatcaaGACCCACCCTTTAAAATATTGGTAGACCAAGATCCCCAAATGTTCATTTCCAAATTTATACAAGAAAAATGTTACATGCTATCAACTGTGGTTGATGTCTGACTGATCAGAATATGTGACTCTGAGGTTCCCACCAGTTAATTTAGAAAGGAGGGAACCTCTTGACAGGAGGTGTAACACCATTGAAAAACTAAAGGAAGTCGGTTGAATTTCCTTCAGCCAAGAGTTTTAATGCACTCTATAATCCAAAAGAACTAAAGACGGACAAATTGACTTACTTAGTGTCCCCTGTTTGTAATTAACTCCAAAATAACCCTCGAAAAACTTGAGAATTCTTCCAGCGACGTCGGCTGCATATCGAGTCAGTCCTCCTGATGTGACTTCTGGTCTGGCAAATGTCTGTACgtgcaaaacacaaacagcatcaGCGAGAGTAAAGAAGCTAATAAATCGAATAAAAGAGCCGGTAGAAGAGCCATCCTAGTTATTTACACAACTTCAAATGGAGTGAGGCAAATGGTATTAGAAACAATAAGTACAAACAGCTATTTGAAACAGCCACTACTAAGTTATCTGCAACTTCTGGGTATGATTATAGAGAACACGAAATGTTGTTCCCTTAAAACCTTTGGAAGGAGTAAACAAACGATACTCTCGGTGCATTACACATACATAAATTTTAACATCGTCGTGTGTTGTCGATCGTATTGACGTGAATTCCGACACCGTGAAGGCAAACAAATACGTTGACATCTTCGGTGTTGGATAAAAACTGGTGTAGCTCCAGTCCCCAATATCGGCGCTTCCTGAGAGTGtggaaaagacagaagaagagatgagtCCTATTCACTTATTTCACTCTTTTCCGTTGGACGCACTGTTCCGATCGAATAGCCGCCAAAGGCAACAATAACGGAATGCTTGTTGCTCGACTGCAGCCAATGGCAGTGACAGAGCAAGACGGAGCGCTCGTTCACCTTTTATTGGTCCATTTGCCAGAGCCACCATGTCGTTCctgtggatgatggtgacattAAACACGGCTTTCATGTCAGGCTCGTCAAAGCAAGGGAACACTGCCCTGGCCATCGTTGGTTCTAAATGAGTAGCAGCAAGGTATCTAGAAACAGAcggcaacaaacacacaaaaaaatgcaacAGGGAATtaatgatttgtgtgtgtgtgtgtgtgtgtgtgtgtgtgtgtgtgtgtgtgtgtgtgtcgccacCATGCCAGAGCCAAGAGCATGCAGGTAGGGATGCAGACAGAGTTGCTGGTTTGTACCTGAGCAGTCAGGGACGCTCTGGACAGCACACCCCTCCATCAAGGGGTAGGGGCATTTTTTCACATGCCCACATCGGCCTAATGGGCATGTTTTTAGACAGTGAGGGGATGATCCGGAACGCCACACGAGGCTGGCAAGAAGCTCTGACCTGGACGATGTTCTCTTGTGCTTGGGACTCTCTCAAACTTGTGTGTAAGTGGTTTGAGTGCACTGTGATAGACTGGTGACTCCTATGAGGTGTTTCCCCTGCCGACATCTTGGATAGACTCGAATGTGCCTCATGGAATAAGTTGAGGTGAATGGGAAACTGATGTAGGACACATGAATATCTGCAAAAGGCTAGCTGGTGCAAATGTTTTAACCATCAACCAAAGGTCCCAAAGCACCTGTGTATCAGTAACAGCCACATTCCTGAATTTGCACCATTTCCTGCAAGGAAACTCCTGGCAAAACTCGTGAACATGAaagcatcacacacactctaagCAGAGGACCACAGCATCCGATCTAAACTATAAATGCCCCTGTGGAATAACCAAACGGCGGTGACCCAGATCATTCAGACTCTGAAGTACACGCAAGGTCTTCATGGATGAGATGGTTCTTCAACAGGTGGATGACTTCTGCATCTTCAGGTGACTTTCTGTTGCCATTTCAACTGAATTGCTGCTTCGGGGCTTTTATTGGCTCTGTTTCAGTCCAAATTGTAAAAGGTGACATGGCTCGATCGGGGTCAGGAACGTTGATTCTTTGCTGAGGCCCACAAATCGTTTGGTAGGATTTCGAGATGTAATCACCAAACCCGTCAGCTTCAGAACCAATTCAACAAAGGGAACTGTTGCTTCAGCTTACCTGACAGTGTCTACGTTCTCTTCCTTGTCACGTTCGTGATAGGTGCTCACGTAAAGCCCAGCAGACGCTTCTGACATTTGTCCCCAAAATTCCAGCCTCAAACTGTAGTCTTCCCCCGTTTCTAAGGGTTCCTCCAAGTAAATCTCCATAAAGTCACTTGGATCATTGTGAAATACAGTTTGAGACACCTTCAGCGACACCTTCCTTCTCTGGTTCTTCACTACAGGGATTTTAGTAATCAAGAGGTCCTTGCTGTGCAGGTAAATTGTTTGAGTCTTCTCGACGCAGTGGAAATTAACGACGGAGATCCCGTTGAATTGCAGAGTGTGGTTTACGCTGGTGCCGTTTTCCTCCTCCATGACCTGAGTgtacaggtgaggctgcaggacCACCTTGTAGCTGTGAGGAAGGAGATTTTTCGGCAGCCGCATGGAAGGCAGAACTTTGGTGGTCCTGAGGCGAGAAAGGTCATTGTTGAAGAGGATGACCACGGTGATGATGCCAGCAATGATGAAGACTGTCAGGACGACCAAGACAACCGCGGTCCTTGAGATGAATGACTGTTTGGGCATGATGGCTCTTTCCTTCGGTTTGCTCTGAGGGTTCTATTGCTCCACTCTGAGACGTCTCTGAGCTCCGGCTGAACTGTTTGTGCGAACGTTACCTCCCTCTCATGAATAAGGCTTGGCCTCAATAATTAAGGGTCTGCTCTCAGATTAGGAATTAACCTTGAGGAGCAAATGTGACCTATAGTGTGAAGAGGGTGCGCTCGCAACATCTGGAGGTGATTTACTGCAGTCGCTCCATTCCTCCAAGGCTTGTGTAAAATTCCAAGAACATTTGCTTACAACACACTGTCCATCCATCCTGGCATTCCTCTCTTAAGATGTCCAAACTTCTCATAATCCCATGTCGTGCAGAAAAGTCTAGTGGCGTCAATGCGTTTGACCGCAGGTGCTCAGAGTCTTGAAATAAACGGTGGCGGCATTCTTGCCAAGTCCCAAcacaggagaggacagatgtgGTTAAAATATGTGCATCAACGCACGTCCTGAGCGACTGATGTTCTTGCAATAAATAAGAAACATATGGAGTGAGGGGTGTTGAATGGGCTGGGttaggaaggggggggggaaacggGAATCAGCAGATAGAGAATACGGCGATTTGTGGAAATCGCCTGGAAAGCCCCAACCCTCGGAAATCACTCTTAACAAAAGCGATGCCGCGTGTCGGTTATGATCTGTGTTCATGTACAAAgagcagatgttcctgttgcAGTGACGGGAAAACTCCAGAATGATGCAAGGTCATTTCTGATCGGACAGCCTGGAGTTGGCAAGTCGGAGAAGCTGAGCAAAAATCTGTATCATATCATTTAGTTTCAGCCTGCCAAGGCGACACACCGAGTTTGTTGTGCATTCcagtcatttttttttagaagttGTTCTTTCTTTTAAGAAGACAGACATGTTTTATAACCCACATTCTTGACAAGAACAGGACTGGGATTAAAAACACTATGATGGTATTTGAGccaacccaaaacaaaaaaggtaGCCAGCAGTTGCAATACGAGTAGCAACTCCAGCGGTTGCACAGGACGGGTAGACGACAGCACAGACAGATTCGGTGACCTGATTATATGTGTCATACAGCAAAAGACAAATTAGCATCAGTTATTAGTATTTATAAAGTGGACGTCTAAAGGGAAACTCCATTAGAATCAGAACCCCCTAAACCAATTTTATTGTGGAAGCTTCTGAAAACCCATCAGGGTAGTAACCACAGGATAATTATCCTCAAACACATAActgccacacacacaataaactGTTAGAGTAAAACACAATTTAATGTAGCAAGATTTtcaggagcagatggaaaaaTCTAAGCAAAAGGGGGCCCCTACCGACGAGGCGAGGAACTGCAAATAATGTCAATAGGACCAATGAACTGTAAATGTGATcttgagaagaaaaaacatttgaaggcctgttttttttttttttaagaattgtTAAAAGTGATGTTACAATTCTGCAGCAGGTGGGCTTTGCAGGGTTAAGCATCAAAAATTAAATGGCTACTTTAAAATTAAAGTTTTAAGCATATGTGCAAATGATTCTACATGTCAAAAAAATTTCAATCAATAATTAAAGTAAAATCAATACCTAATTGAggtacatttaaataaaacacaaaacaacaaactttGACAGGTGTGGCacttaaaacaaataaaagtttcCTCATAAGATGAATTCTCtggctcgtgtgtgtgtttcatttatATCCAACTAACAGAGCAACAAGTCAGGATCACATTTGATGGCACAATCACTCGATGTAAAACAACTATAACATCAACGTTTTGTCTTATCTGCGTTTTCGAGACTTTTCTAATCATTATTCGCTCaatgaaagcagcaaaaaaaaacaaactctgtTACTTTAGCAAACAGCAAAGCTACATCGACCATTTGGCTACCAGAGCCAGCTGTCCAGATGGTGGACACAGTAGCAGGACTGCTCCAGAATGGCAGACAGTTCCCTGTAGTTGGCCTCTCTCCATGTAGGTAGTAGCCTCTCATTGTTCAGCGCCTGAAGTTTGGGCGTCCCCTCCCGGAGCACCTGGTAGAGGCACGGCCAGCGGCTCTGAATCCTCAgtctggtcctcctgtccagtATAATGCTACGTGCAATCTTCTTGGCCTGGAGCTCGCGCAGAGCCGGGAGCTTCAGATGGGAAAAGACCAACCCGCGACTGGGCGAAACGTCCAGGTACTCCAGTGACTGGGACTCTAAGGTGTATGAAATCCCCAGGTTCCTCATTGGTACCAGAATGTGGAGAGTTAGGGATTTCAGATGCGGAAGGGATTTGGTTAGGACCTGCAGGGTTGGGGGAGTCACTAGTTTAAAGATCCAGAATGACTTGAGCTCCAGGACTCGGAGATGCTGGAACTGGGTGAGCAGCGACACCGACACATCAGACCAGTCGAAGTGTAGACGCATCCTGGAGATGCGCGGACAGTTGTGGGTCAGTttgctcagcagctcctggaaacCGCTCAGCTGTGGAGTGAAGAGACAGCGGACAAGCTATTAAAGCAGAATTTAACTTAGGTTTTCTGACAAAAAGGATGTTCCGGAAAGTTTCAAGTGATTCAGTTTcggaataattttttttaatccttttttaaaataaaacctttagcaaaacagccacaaaggtAGAGCAAAAACACCATGAAATTGAAAAATATGAACGAGCTTCTGGTTTCGAGTCTGAAATACAGAATCGGGATAAAATAGTCACCTGATCCATCTTGGTTTTGGCTTCCTTCTGTGAACTCGAGTGAACTTTGACATCCAGCGGTTCCAGAAGAGTGAATGTCCAGTTCAGTTCCAGGCGGCTGAGGTCTCTGCAGTGCACATGATCGAGCAGGTGACTTAAAAGTTCGCCCCACTTGTTGTAGCGATCGCCCAGGTCAAAGCTGGCCTTCAGCGTGAGCAGGCTGGCTCGGCGGGAGATCAGGTGGTGGGTGTAAAGGTGGACCCAGGAGCGCCATTTCTCAAATTCGCGGTTGGAAACAAGCAGACCCTCCTGACCTAGATTGAAGACGCTGCGACGGGAGTAATCTGCCACCCGCCACAGCTTCCAGGAGCGGATGATGCAGCTCCAACTAAAGCAAACCAAAGCACAGTTACATTTATCCACCTCGTTCAGAAATGAGAAGATGTGCAGCTGGCACTCCACTGGCAGCAGATTAAACGGGAAGTAATCCTCGGTCACTTTGCGCCGATCCAAAGTTCTTTTTCGTGGTGGCATGATGAGCGGAACCAACGTTAGTGGTCAGTGCCGGTGGTCAGATGTTCCTCTCTGGGATCTCAGGGCCGGTAATATCTTTAGCATGGTGAAATTATCCAAAGAAAAATATGTAGTTTGACAAAGCTACAGAAGCACAAGTGTAATTTCTTCTCATCTAAACTGACCTTTTAGATGATGTTTAAGGGTATTTTCTCTCCCTACACAAGCTTTTGCTTAATTCTTCACTTATTATGTGTAACACTGTGTGCTGGTGCGTTTAAACTAAAAATGTTAACATTATATGATAACAGTGACTGCATTTGCAGAGGCGGTCATGTTCTGTCAGCAGGTTTTCTGTCAAGATAAGGTGACAGCTGTTGATACTCACAAGAAATGACATCTTGatggagaaaagaaagcaaacaacGGTTCTCAAGTCTGCACATACTTGTTTTAAATTAAGAGTAGattgacctgtctgtctgcgtaAGGAATTAGTTATTCAGTCGATCCTGGTTGCTCAGGGCTGCAGGTTTGTCTATTTTCAGGTTTGTGGCTGTTCTAGACAATTTTCTCGACAAAAGTGGTGTCGTTTCCTTCTGGTGACTGTCCTGTCCAGTTTAACAGCTAATTCGGTGCAAGCTAACAAAGAATGTACCTAGGGTTCAACAATCAAATTAAAATGCGACAGAATGTTTTGGGTGTTAGAGAATGGTTGAGAAGACCTGAGCAACTTCATCTCGTCAAAGTGTTAAAAAACATCCACAAATCTTGAAAGTTTGATTGCTGTAGTAGCCGAACAGCAGTGCTATTATCGGTTCTTTTTGTTGTGATGTGTGACGTCAACAACATGCGACGTGGTGTTCGTTTTGCTCACCCGCGTCACTCCGCCGGGCGTACATCATTTGTCCTGATTTTATTTAGACTCCCGAGTACACCAgccttatttattttaatttattttattttttcatactGAGATAATGAGTTTAGTTCGACAGCTGATTATTTTAAGCATGAGGGGCATTTTAAAAAGTACCTAATTTCGGCCATTTTTGTCAATATAACATAAAACTTAAAAATGCCTAaagtataatatatatatattggtaAAAATATACAATTAACTGTATATCAGTTAAATATATCAAAGGTTAGTTCAAGTAATGTTAATGCATCACATGAGAATTGTCCGTATCTTTAGCTACAGATCTGCATGAAACATAAGCAATCGTGTAGACAACCTTTTGTTGCAATATTGGACTTGAGAAAGGTTTCAGTGGGTGGTTAGAAGGCAGATTGTGTTGTGGTTGCTTgttttcagtgctgctgtggtcTGAACTTGTTTATTCTCACCATCACGTACAGTGGACTGATGTTCTATCAGTGGCATTGAATACCAGTAAATGTTTGTGGGTCCATGGGGCAGATGTACGTGTGGGTAGTTTGTGTTCAGTTCCTTTAAAACTTAAAATATGCATCCTCTTTGGTTGTGACATCCTAGATGGCAACAACTGCACTCAGGCATTTGTGACAACTGGCATTTAGTCTATAACTGTAGAAGAATGTCGGTTCACGCTTGCTCTGAagtctgcttttgttttgttttttaaattaattcaaCCATATTGTGGTTGAGTGAGATTGTGGAGGGTTAAGCACGAGCGACCTGTTTAATATGGGGCGCAGAATGTTAAAGGGTCACTTATAACTACTTTTCCCACATTTAGCTAAAGGAGACTATGTTTCCTCACATTTAGCTAATTGTGACaaagtgtaaaaataaatgtgaaaggtAAATATAGATCTAAGTATTACAAAATGTTAAGTGTAAATGTTAAATGACTGGCTGTAAAGCTCCAGCTCAGCGCACAGCCCCACCCACAACAGACTCTGGATCGGTGCACAACGCTGGAGGGAATTAAGCTAAAGACCATGGCGGATATTTGATAGCCCAACGCCGCCCCATTAGATAATACTCCCAGGACACAGCATATTTTTTTGATTATCCGGTCTTTATATTCAACAGCAAAGCCAATATATAACCGAGGCTACATATTAACCCTTACATTATGCGTTTAATAAACActggagatgagaggaaaatggtgaaatacTGCCCATATGCAGAACCAAGTAGCACTTTTGGCTAAGTAGCAGGAATAGAGAGAATTGCTTGCTGGCGGCCATATTGTCCACCGATCCAGAGTCAGTTGTGGGCGGGGCTGAGCACAATTTGAGGCGGGGCCACCAGTTGTTCattaacatttttacatttggcGAAACATATTTTACTAATTTGCCACATCATCTCGTCGTCTTTGGATTTTGTTCGACTTCCCGGTTGAGTCATCACTCTGCTGTTGGAGGATTTTTGTTATCATTATTTTTGCTGGACATTTACTTCTGTAATGCGTCAATGCGCCACATATCTTAGGTTTCTCCCTGTGGACTGCTAAAGTCCACAAAATCTAACTATGCATCATTTTCCAGATTGACATTAATgacttttttataaaaaaaataatatttcacTTTGTCAAATCAGTTGGATCAAGAATGTGACTCGTAAAATTAGTCAAGTTTCGCTCTGGTTATATCCATTTCATAATTTGATAATAGCAAGTTGGGTTTTCTGATTATTGTTGTTTATCCCGGTAAAACTGAGACATTTCACGAAATCACCGTCATTTAGCTGGGACTTTATGTTTTTGTACGTTAAAAGTATTTAGATTTTGTTTTGACATTTGGCCACCAGGTGACACTTTTCAGTCACGCTGCTAAATGCAGGAAAGAACAGATTCTATATATTCTTTTAATACCTTCAAAGGCTTAAAAGTACTTACGAATACTAAACATAACTGTTAAGAACACTCAGAATTATTAAGGTGGACACATTTATCTTTGGTGTTCTTTTGTGGTCATTCTGCTTTTACCCTGTTAACCTTAGGTGCCAGCGGGACAATTAAAAGCtatgaaaatgataaaatattcaTTGTGTGCCTTTATTTTGTGCTACCAATGCTTATTTTGTAGTCAAGTACTTTGAGACCTTTATCCTCTTTCTACATGTATAAAAAAAAGTCTGGCAACCTAGGCTAAACAAAGTAGTTACTGTGGTACAAAGTGTTAGTAGATAAATTGCCAGAGCCTTACTTTAACTTTGCCTTGTGGATTAGAATTTCAACAGGACTATGTCAACTTGGATCGTTTGAAAGGTTTTTCAAAGTCAGACATTGTTGGAAAGAGGCAAAGGAAATGGTCAGGGAAACAGAGGGAAGTTGTGATGAGGGCCAAAAGCACCACACAACACCAGCTGTGAATGAAAAGACTCATGAAAGAGTCAAAATAATGTGGCTTTGAAAAGGTGAGCATTTATAGAATTACAACTTTTGCTAATGTGCATGCTGACTGTCCAACAAACTAAATGTGTGAATATATAAATGAGCATAAAAGCATGGTCAGGCCAGGAGGATTTATTTGTGTTGCACATTTCCTACACAGGAGCAACTCAATGTGCGTCATGTGAGAACTTGTCTCATACGAATGCTACGATTTCATCAATGTTTTCAAAGAGGCACGTTTACAAATGCCTCAAACTAAATGCAGTTTGTTAGTTTTCTAAAATGTGGCTTCTTATTTCTATGCTCATGTGAAGATTGAACATTAAATACTGTATTTCTCTGACAGTGAAGATCACGTCCAGGGTGAGTTTGGTTGTTGGTCATTGTGTCggttttctttggtttgttttttttaaaagctgttttgatGGAGGCAATGAAATTCTGACATGTCGACATGTTTATTGTAACAGTATTATGCCagtcagggtttagggttagttcggtttttttttttttttataaataaccTTCTACTGTGGAAACAAAGTCGCAATACCAGTCAATAGTAGATCATCAGCACAGGGTTTCTTTTTTCCGTTGTGACCTGAAGGCATCAGCTGACTCGATTGAGGGCGTATAGTACTTTAGCTGACCAATGAACGACAAGAAGGGGCGTGGCCTTGAGTCCTTCTAAAC
This window harbors:
- the LOC130536926 gene encoding aminopeptidase N-like, which produces MPKQSFISRTAVVLVVLTVFIIAGIITVVILFNNDLSRLRTTKVLPSMRLPKNLLPHSYKVVLQPHLYTQVMEEENGTSVNHTLQFNGISVVNFHCVEKTQTIYLHSKDLLITKIPVVKNQRRKVSLKVSQTVFHNDPSDFMEIYLEEPLETGEDYSLRLEFWGQMSEASAGLYVSTYHERDKEENVDTVRYLAATHLEPTMARAVFPCFDEPDMKAVFNVTIIHRNDMVALANGPIKGSADIGDWSYTSFYPTPKMSTYLFAFTVSEFTSIRSTTHDDVKIYTFARPEVTSGGLTRYAADVAGRILKFFEGYFGVNYKQGTLKQILLPDLDVIGMENWGLITYKEEVLLYDEKVSSQLDKHVIVVLIAHEIAHQWFGNLVTMKWWNQIWLNEGFATYMSIIAVNHVEPTFKLNEIFFLNELHSAFEQDALPSSHPLNPPEAEIQSAVDINHLFDVITYSKGASVLRMLADYMGGNVFHEGVKKYLSDFSFKNPEQNNLWDCLQAAVKKDSGHTDVATLMESWTNQTGFPVITINTSTGEIYQKRFLFNDSSESDVWWQIPIRVMSSRADASLIKLTSKSPVKKNELISKNGEWILANVNRTGYYRVNYDPENWKRLLTQLETDRNLIPLVNRGQLIDDAFNLARANLVNVTLALDSTRFLRKETEYIPWEAATRNLQYFVLMFQHTEAFGPLQTYLRNQVEHLYDFYSNFTDDYAVPHEQASQYGQFTAVEVACSNRLPRCLKMASKVFGEWMSSNTNCIHPNLRSIIYCHAVAAGGEKEWEFAWEKVQTTNSSTEKEELLKALSCTTKVWLLSRYLEYSLEKADELDVAYVVGAVAGNVLGNPLAWNFVRQHWKNISGVLPAMLQSLTSQLFNQLQLKELESFAAERKLLSTKIVTQFIEQAQANIRLVDKHMYTVRDWFERQNSSPSYNSNSKKRSLKTTNY
- the si:dkey-12e7.1 gene encoding uncharacterized protein si:dkey-12e7.1 produces the protein MPPRKRTLDRRKVTEDYFPFNLLPVECQLHIFSFLNEVDKCNCALVCFSWSCIIRSWKLWRVADYSRRSVFNLGQEGLLVSNREFEKWRSWVHLYTHHLISRRASLLTLKASFDLGDRYNKWGELLSHLLDHVHCRDLSRLELNWTFTLLEPLDVKVHSSSQKEAKTKMDQLSGFQELLSKLTHNCPRISRMRLHFDWSDVSVSLLTQFQHLRVLELKSFWIFKLVTPPTLQVLTKSLPHLKSLTLHILVPMRNLGISYTLESQSLEYLDVSPSRGLVFSHLKLPALRELQAKKIARSIILDRRTRLRIQSRWPCLYQVLREGTPKLQALNNERLLPTWREANYRELSAILEQSCYCVHHLDSWLW